A region of the Primulina eburnea isolate SZY01 chromosome 7, ASM2296580v1, whole genome shotgun sequence genome:
CTGTAtgatcatattttttaaatatgttgtttggaagagtttattttaataatttaaagatGTTGATGTGTTTTATCTTACAAATCTTTTATTGTCAAAACTACCAAAAATAGTATAGTACTATGTTAACGTAAGTAGTTATATATGTTAAAgctatattaaaaaatattttatatttataatttagaAAAATTGATATTCTttggaaaaaatttaaaaaaataaatatctaaTATTATCTTTAATTTGTTCAAGtaaatttgatataaaaaataataattgtggAGGACACGGTGAGGATTTAAGAGAATATGCAAGGATATTTtggagaaataaaatatttaaataagatctttggaaaaaaaaaagtggtTTTGTTAATACAACAACTTATTTTGACAGCTtataagttattttaattacaaacgGATTTTGAGGTTTATAAGCTCTCTAAACTTGTAAAACACCCTCTTTATTATCAAATTGTGttttaacatcaaaataatATGAACATAGTGGATAATTAAAAAAGACAGAGAAAAACAAGAAACAGATTCTGCATTCTTTTTTTTGACATGACAAAATTGAAGGTTTGTTTCCTGATTTAAGCAGAAGGACATAAAACATGGACCATAAAATATAAGAATAGTTTGCCAGCCTCTACGTGATTGTCAAAAATGTCATCTGCAGACTggtttgaaataaataaataatacttgCTAGCTAATAGTGACCTTCAATAAGTGAATTATGCGCCACTCTGTATTCTGCATAGAGCTCCCGCGAGAGACTTCCCATCACCTTACAAGCAGCGCCATCGACAAGTTTACCAAGGGAAATCGAGACTCGTGGCATTCCTTTTGATTTATGCGCAATTAATTTTGCATGCAAAGCACctggaaaaataagaaaaatgcaATCGAATTTATATCCATTCCACAGTAGACGATGCTACATGTGCTCCGTAAACATTTTAATGATCAATGTAGCATCACCCAATCAGTCATAACGTGCATAGATAAACGTCCGTTCACAAACATCAATAATTGATTCATGCCTTTCAAAAGGTTAAGCGTTTAACTTTTCATGGGAAATATGGATCTCAGtaacaaataattattaaagaatCAACTCGTCATAGTATTAGTTGTCTCACATCACTTAGATAAAATATCTGAGAGTTGCATATATGGAATTGGACAATCTTCCCAACTAGCTTTTGGAATTGAGTTAGGTTCAAGTTTCTTAACATGGTATCTGAGCTCAGGTTATACCGTTGTGTGTTGGATTGCCCATAGTTGGAACACCTGTTTTGCCCATAATTGAGTCATTTGTAAATTTCACGCTCCAGATATTCATTCCTAGCCGTGATAGAGGTGTGTTAGTCTTGAGTTAGCTTTTTGGGTTGAGTTGTGTCCAAACTCCAAATTCCAATCTTAACGTATAGGATCAAAGAGATGCAAGTAAATGTACTAATAAAAGTGTGTATCAAagattgatcccaccaaatcttATAATTAATTAGCCATGCTCCTGTTCAATGAATGAGACAACAGTATTGAATTAAATGAACCTTTTAACTTATCATACtattttcatattatttttatgttaaaacacAATGTGATGTATTATGGTACACATTAAAAGAATTTGGTTATTAAATTTGATCTCTTGAGTTGAATTCATGATGTCAGAAGCAGTGTTGAAAAGAAGAGGTTGATAAATTACCTCCTAACTCAGATGATCCCTCCATGACAAGCTTCACATCTTCCGATTTCAGGGAAGCTGTGACATAATCTACAAATTCGGACCAAAAACCACCAATTCCAATCGCATCTCTCTGTATAAAAGTGAGATAATTCATTTATGTCACCAGGCAATTGCTGTATTTCAATTTAATCTCGCCACCCCGAATTAACGCTAGATAAGAAAGAAAATGCACCTAGAACTGTACATTAACATTGCGTTGGCAGTATAATATTTTCAATTAACCTAAAATTTTataatacatttattttttaaaaaaaaaccaatcGACCCAGTAATCATCGTTTTTATTCATTTAACCTTAAACAACTGAAAAAACAATGAAGAAGATGAAAGCTGACCAAGTCCTCTAGCTGAAGACTGGACTTGACGGCCTGAAAGGTGTTGGATTGGAAATCAGTAACAGTGATTTGTAGAGAACCTGAATCATTCTGTAGGGGACGCACATGAAACAGAAAAGGATCAAGTGGGGTGCTGTGTGGCTCTGACCAATCCGCCGAGACTTGCCCGAAGATTTGGCCTAGTCCTGCGAAGCTCATGGTGCCATGGAAGGAAGAGAAGCTCGAGGAAGACCACTAGTTGAGTAGCATTTTTCATTGTTAATAAGTAATATTTATTTCCTTACGTTTGGGCCGCTTCTTTTATACAATTTGGGCCTCTTTAATAAAACAAAGACATCTACTAGTTCCATTTGGTCCAGGTCCAATCTTATCTTTAAAAGCCTCATTCCTGGCCCATTAAAATTGACGGGTTGAAAAAACACAGTTCTTTACACACAGAATGATTCTAGCCCGCATCATCTCTAAATTTTTTCataataattttctttaaatttaatttattcccTCCAATATAAATCCAAAAAATATAAACtagaaattaatatttaagaCAAATATTCAAATCAAACAAAGTAATTCCCTCCAACACAATTATTATAAGAACTCATTTTAATAAATtctgaaaataattaaataatgtattaatcataattaatagcttaactatttttaaatataaataagggTGATTGTGTTAATAATAAAGTCTTAAAAGAGGGGTTATATTTGGCTTAATGTCCAAATATACATTTTCTAAAAGTACAAATTTTAACTTATATTAtgtattttgatttaatttaggTACACTTAAACGGTAGAATTTGAAActataaatttcaaattcattcatTTTAAATTGAATTGATCGTTTGAACTGATTTATGTCGActaatttcaaattcatctcgTGTTAATATATATAGATGCAATGACAATCATaattgatataaaatatatccaaaataaatattattttaaatctctcaaatcaaatcctttaattTTAACACAACCCAAGAAAATCGCTATTGGGTAACATGTTGTttgcttttaattaattattacatccaaacaaaacatgaaccCTTTCGTAACAAAATAAATCTTATAAACATTTGATTAGTTTgtttaaatgaagaaaaaaaatcgTTGTTCGAACATTAAATTAAATAGTAAAAATATAACACTCACCTCTTAAAATATATGATCTCACTATCTTAATTCGGCAGTAATTGTCGCATATTCATCAAAATTTCATAACACCATGCAATAGAGCCCTATGACACGGCTATCTATATCTACAGCAAGATCAAGAGATTATAAGGTGCCGACTAAAACGTAACCATCCAAGTCCCGAGCAACCTTCTTCGTCGCCCCAGTGGCCCAAGTCTTTCAATGAAACAAACGACTCTTGCCCGCTTTACATGCCCATGCATGCACAAGCTGATGAAACTTTAAACAAGGGGGAGGATTAAGATTTATCAACGTGTTTGGAATTCTGAAGTATGGTCCTTGTCGAGGTTCTTCTAGCAGGTGCTTCAGCTCTCAATCTAGGGATTTCAGACCATGGATCGAATGTGCTTCTTGAGCTCAGTCTGAGAGGATGTACTGAGTTGTTGATATGAGTAGGAGTGTTTTTCCTTGCTGTATAAGAAGGATGTGGAGGAGAAAGGAAAACCTTATTGTAAGCTGATGCATCACGCCTTAATGGGCTCGAGGGGGGAGATACTGGCAATGACGATGCTATTGTTCGTGCGTTATCCCTGCAAACATAAGAAAGTTACTATTACTTCAGGACCACGGTGAACAACAGTAACAGCAGCCAAAGTTTCACATGAGAAGTGTGAAATCataaattcatattttttacatttaagaaaattatATACACCtcattgaaaattttaattggCGAGCAACCAGCACTCATGTTAATCTCTTTTTGTCTTACTCAGGAGACTCTCTCGCGCGCCTGCACAGGAGGTGCAAGTCAAGGACCTCATTTGCACTGGAAAAGGACTTGTGTGCAAGCATCACCTAGGTGTGACtactatttattttattttccaaTCCAGATGAGACCCCTTCCACATGCCCTGGCCAAACCTCCAGGATGAGACCTTTCATCTGACCGTTTGTTGGTGCTTTGGATGACAGACTTTTGGTGCTTCGAAATCCCATCTTGTGACTGTCTGCATATATCTCTTGCACCTATAAATAGAGGTGTCCGGAGTCCTCGAAacacacaacaacaaataaaccATTTCTTCTTCTCGTTTACCTCAGCTACCCCAGTTTCCGTGACAAAGGTAAGGTACTTCTTCAGTTCGCCGATGTACCTTTGTACTAAGTTACTACAGGTGATTACTACAGGTTTAGCCGGCGTATCCTGAGAAACAGTTGTCCTTTTTGACTCTCGGAGGACCACCGGAGATGACAAATGAAACTGTACTTGTTGCATGCCTCGGTTTGATTTTCAGTTTTCATTCCGTTTTATCTACTCAAGATTGATATATTATTCTCTGTGCTATTTAATCGTTATATCACATTTTCTTTAGTGTCTACATTTTGTCtaacaaattaaaatatatggaCTAAGTAGATTTCAAGAAGAGAGTACCTTGGACTTGTAGATGAACTCGGTCCTGCGAATCTTGATGCATCATCCTGATCCAAAGAATTGTTCGTTCTGCTGGACTGCATCTCCAGGACAGTCTTTAAACAAGTAAACAAAGACTTCTTACTAACGATTCCAAAAAAATGACACTATTTTGACAACCCTTTTAAATGAAGCAAGAAAGTGAATCAATAATATTTAAAAGTTCTGCAGATATTAAATACCTGAGTGCGACTTCCATCAAACGCACGAGGAAACGCTTCTCGAGTTAGCTTTACATTGGTTGCTCTAAGTGTAGCTTGGTTTCTGACAAAAGGGTGACCTAGTAATTGGGATGCTGTGGGCCGTGCAGATGGTTCCCGTTGCAAACACAGCCGTATAAAACTTTTGGCATCAGCAGATAGGTGATCTGGAATCTCGGGAGGGTCTCTGCTATTCACAATCTTAAATATAGCAGCTACCTGTTAATGAACACATGAGAAGATTTTAACATGAAAGCAACTTCAAGTTGATATCGATTCCCCCAAAAGAAGAGACTAACCCACCCATTCATATTGACTCCAAGGAGGTTTTGATGTTGCCATTTCGAGAACCGTGCATCCTAAACTCCATATATCCACTGGAAGACTATACCCATTTGTATTCATTACAACCTAAGGAGAAAAATCATGGTCGTAAGAAATTACATGGAGCCACAGTCTTATAATCGATATGTATCTTCATTTATAAGAGGTGAGAGAAAATGAATGAGACCAACCTCAGGTGCCATCCAGAAAGGGCTTCCTTTGAAGGATAGCGTTGAAGAACGGGTAGTTATCTGTACAATGACAAGAACTACATAAGAGAGTGGAAGGTAATCCTAGATACCAAactaattttcaaattttcctTCAATCTAGAACTAATCAAGACGATGCATACATGTTTGGCCATGCCAAAGTCGGCCAGTTTTATTTCACCATTGGGATCTAccaaaatgtttgctcctttaATATCTCTGCAGAAAAAGGACGAACTTTTTTAAAATCCAGGATTTTCCACGAAGAAAACAAACAAAGTCATCACCAAATGAGAGCCAGTTGTACCTATGCACAGTATTTCGTCCATGTAAGTAAGCAAGACCAGAAAGAATCTGCCTAGTGTAATTTTGTATAACTGGTTCCCCAAAGGCTCCATATTCTTGCAGCAATTTGTGGATGGAACCTCCAGAAACAAACTCCAAATAAACTGATAATCTTTCCTCATTCTGGAAAAGATAAGAGCAAAATTATGAGGGGCTGCGAGTCTCATATTTGTCTGACCACTAGTTCAAGGCTTGACAAAGTTAAAAACGGTAGAAGATACGATACAGCTGATGAAACCAGACTGAAaacaaattaaaagaaaatcttACCAGGTCACTTCCGTAGTATTGAACAATGTTTGGGTGTGAAAGCTGACTTAGCAAAGCTATTTCCTGTTGAAATGCCAAAAATGTCAAAAAGAGAATACCAATAACTAGCCATTGAAGTCTAATGTTTGAGAGTAAAGCAACAACacagaaaattatattttcttcaGGAGATGAGCGCTATTGTAAATCTAAAAACTATCAAAGGATGACCTGGTTCAGTTGCTTTACGTTCTCCCTTGATGATTGTTCACCCGAGATGACTTTAACTTCTTTTATAGCGCACATCTGCCCATTCTCACTGCCAAGACAaacaatatattataatatatagcTGAAAAAAGGTTATACCAAAAGAAGTAAAGTTATAAACAGGGCAGGGCCACTGCCAACTAATTGCAGATCCGGTAAAAGGGTGTAGAGGTCCAacaagaaaattttgaaatttgtcAGTGCTTAAATGCTATGAAAAAGTaatgaaataattattttcatcaAATTTCCTACTTAGTAAAACCGACATCagaatcatcagtacctactAAAACCGAGATAAACATGACCAAATGCGCCTCTTCCAAGAAGCTTTCCTTTCCTCCATTTTGAAGAAATACCACCACGGCTTGGGCTTTCAGGTGTTCCGGGACTTCTTGGAGTCGATAATGCGGAAGGGCTAACTGGAGAACCAGGTGGAAGGGGCAACTTATGAAATTCATTCCTTCCATCTTCAAGTTTCCCATTCGAAGAGTCCAAAGTAATCCCATTAATTCGAGCATGGATAGGTGAAGTGGCAGTTGTAATACACCTCGATCCTCGACCAGGGCTTCGTGACAGTGGACTTAATACTCTGTTTTCAACATGTCCTCTGCCATTAGACATAAATTTTACATCAGTAAGATTAACTGCTGAGATTGAAGTTCATTCTGAAACTTGAACTTAAACCAATACCTATAATTTCTTGTCAATTTTCATATTGTCTGAGATATATTGGAATCATTCTGCAATAATTCTGATCAATTTCACACTGCCTAATAAAATCGACGGTTTAAGTAGAGAGCATGTGTGAACACAAAAAATGGATacatgcaaatttcaaaaaCAATCAGCAGATTTCTAATTGTATTTACTTGGTTAGCATATTCAACGAAATTTAATATTTGTAACCCAAACTTTGAAGAAACACACGAGAAGTTGTTCTGAAGTAAAAATGACAAAATATTCCGTCAACCATTATAGATCCGACCAAGTAACAAATTAAAACTCACAAAATCTGTAACATCACAAACTCCAAGACTTCAATCATCGGGAAAAAAGAAATCACGAACTTCCAACCGAAAATCT
Encoded here:
- the LOC140836440 gene encoding mitogen-activated protein kinase kinase kinase 3-like isoform X2, producing the protein MPAWWDKISGRGKVSETKSEDSVEGSSLKNEKKRGKENGSTKNGKVKSFEEVSVLPQSRNSPRNSWDFSALGRSSGFSGFDSASSWNWGHPLPLPLEPPSEQPGHFHAVGLGPGWGSVSSVSSFGSSDDPAHFADQNGFRGHVENRVLSPLSRSPGRGSRCITTATSPIHARINGITLDSSNGKLEDGRNEFHKLPLPPGSPVSPSALSTPRSPGTPESPSRGGISSKWRKGKLLGRGAFGHVYLGFSSENGQMCAIKEVKVISGEQSSRENVKQLNQEIALLSQLSHPNIVQYYGSDLNEERLSVYLEFVSGGSIHKLLQEYGAFGEPVIQNYTRQILSGLAYLHGRNTVHRDIKGANILVDPNGEIKLADFGMAKHITTRSSTLSFKGSPFWMAPEVVMNTNGYSLPVDIWSLGCTVLEMATSKPPWSQYEWVAAIFKIVNSRDPPEIPDHLSADAKSFIRLCLQREPSARPTASQLLGHPFVRNQATLRATNVKLTREAFPRAFDGSRTQTVLEMQSSRTNNSLDQDDASRFAGPSSSTSPSFICHLRWSSESQKGQLFLRIRRLNL
- the LOC140836440 gene encoding mitogen-activated protein kinase kinase kinase 3-like isoform X1 gives rise to the protein MPAWWDKISGRGKVSETKSEDSVEGSSLKNEKKRGKENGSTKNGKVKSFEEVSVLPQSRNSPRNSWDFSALGRSSGFSGFDSASSWNWGHPLPLPLEPPSEQPGHFHAVGLGPGWGSVSSVSSFGSSDDPAHFADQNGFRGHVENRVLSPLSRSPGRGSRCITTATSPIHARINGITLDSSNGKLEDGRNEFHKLPLPPGSPVSPSALSTPRSPGTPESPSRGGISSKWRKGKLLGRGAFGHVYLGFSSENGQMCAIKEVKVISGEQSSRENVKQLNQEIALLSQLSHPNIVQYYGSDLNEERLSVYLEFVSGGSIHKLLQEYGAFGEPVIQNYTRQILSGLAYLHGRNTVHRDIKGANILVDPNGEIKLADFGMAKHITTRSSTLSFKGSPFWMAPEVVMNTNGYSLPVDIWSLGCTVLEMATSKPPWSQYEWVAAIFKIVNSRDPPEIPDHLSADAKSFIRLCLQREPSARPTASQLLGHPFVRNQATLRATNVKLTREAFPRAFDGSRTQTVLEMQSSRTNNSLDQDDASRFAGPSSSTSPRDNARTIASSLPVSPPSSPLRRDASAYNKVFLSPPHPSYTARKNTPTHINNSVHPLRLSSRSTFDPWSEIPRLRAEAPARRTSTRTILQNSKHVDKS
- the LOC140836440 gene encoding mitogen-activated protein kinase kinase kinase 3-like isoform X3; this encodes MPAWWDKISGRGKVSETKSEDSVEGSSLKNEKKRGKENGSTKNGKVKSFEEVSVLPQSRNSPRNSWDFSALGRSSGFSGFDSASSWNWGHPLPLPLEPPSEQPGHFHAVGLGPGWGSVSSVSSFGSSDDPAHFADQNGFRGHVENRVLSPLSRSPGRGSRCITTATSPIHARINGITLDSSNGKLEDGRNEFHKLPLPPGSPVSPSALSTPRSPGTPESPSRGGISSKWRKGKLLGRGAFGHVYLGFSSENGQMCAIKEVKVISGEQSSRENVKQLNQEIALLSQLSHPNIVQYYGSDLNEERLSVYLEFVSGGSIHKLLQEYGAFGEPVIQNYTRQILSGLAYLHGRNTVHRDIKGANILVDPNGEIKLADFGMAKHITTRSSTLSFKGSPFWMAPEVVMNTNGYSLPVDIWSLGCTVLEMATSKPPWSQYEWVAAIFKIVNSRDPPEIPDHLSADAKSFIRLCLQREPSARPTASQLLGHPFVRNQATLRATNVKLTREAFPRAFDGSRTQTVLEMQSSRTNNSLDQDDASRFAGPSSSTSPR
- the LOC140836439 gene encoding uncharacterized protein, producing the protein MSFAGLGQIFGQVSADWSEPHSTPLDPFLFHVRPLQNDSGSLQITVTDFQSNTFQAVKSSLQLEDLRDAIGIGGFWSEFVDYVTASLKSEDVKLVMEGSSELGGALHAKLIAHKSKGMPRVSISLGKLVDGAACKVMGSLSRELYAEYRVAHNSLIEEKEQNNRLIKTVADEQEKNNAVQKQLDLILYSKKHKSQKINDRVGLDNHVTVSQDSPDKQAAHSPSSTKAANRVVPAHRRSKVRGAILKDTEDD